Below is a window of 'Nostoc azollae' 0708 DNA.
GGGCTATGACAGTAACAAATATGCAGCTGATCAGGGGTTGATAGGATGCCTTTGGCTACAGCGTGGGATGAAGACAAAATTACGTCATATTGCCGCAAATCCAATTGTTCGATGGCTAATGGTAACAAAGGCAGATATTTTTGTATACCTTTGCGAGCTAATGGCAAGTGCTGGAGAAAGGTTTTACCAATCTGACGTTTGTGGAGATAACTTTCAGGGTTGCTGGATTCAAAGTCAATCAGGGCATATAAATCAGCATCTATGTGATTCAATATTTCCCTGACTACGAGTTCTGAACCACCTGTGGCTTTAGGTGTTAGCCATTCATGAACTAAGGCATATTTCAAAGGCACAGCCAATACCAATTAAAAATTCAAAATTAAAAATTCAAAATTCAGAATTTGGGGACTGGGGACTGGGGGCATCACAGCGGTAGGTTTTTAATATTATCTGTGAAGGGAAGACAAGGAAGACAAGGAAGACAAGGAAGATTTTATACACACAATGGTCTTTTGAGGGTCTGTTCTTGTGATCAACAGTACATGATTTATACGGTTTTCCTCCCTTGTTACCTTATCCACGTTGTCCACCAAGTCTTGCCCTCACGATCCAGTAAAAAACCTACCCTTGTGAAGGACTGGGGGCGGGGGAAAATTAATTAACTTTTGTCTTTTGCTTTTTAACTATTCCCTATTCGCTATTTCCTCTGATAACCTCAATGACAGGGGTGATTTTGCGACCTAAGTTACTAAGGAATTGGGATTTTATGCGTATTCTGGTTATTGGTGGGACTCGGTTCATTGGTGTCTACTTGACTCAGCTGTTGGTGGAAGTTGGACATGAGGTGGTTTTGTTTAATCGTGGTAATCATCCAGTACCTGATGGTGTAGGACAAATTATAGGCGATCGCACTGACTCAACCCAGCTTACAGAAAAATTAGCACAAGAAGAGTTTGATGTCATTTTTGACAATAATGGTCGGGAACTTGCTGATACTAAACCGTTGGCGGAAATTTTCCAAGGACGGGTACAACATTTTGTGTATATGAGTTCTGCGGGGGTATATCTGAAATCTGATCAAATGCCCCATATGGAAGGTGATACTCTTGATCCGAAGAGTCGTCACAAGGGTAAGCATGAGACGGAAGCTTACTTGCAGCAATTAGGAATTCCTTTTACTTCGATTCGTCCAACTTATATTTACGGACCGCAGAATTATAATCCTTTGGAAAGCTGGTTTTTTGATAGAATTGTGCGTGATCGCCCGATTCCAATTGCTGGAAATGGTATGCATATTACTCAGTTAGGTCATGTTAAGGATTTGGCCAAGGCAATGACACAGGTGATTAGTAATGAAACAGTGGTTCGACAGATTTATAATATTTCAGGCGATCGCTTTGTGACTTTCGATGGTTTAGCCCGTGCGTGCGCTGTTGCTGCTGGCAAATCTGCTGATCATATTAAAATTGTGCATTACGATCCGAAAAAGTTTGATTTTGGCAAACGTAAAGCTTTCCCCATGCGTGTACAACACTTTTTTGCATCGGTAAATAAAGCCATGACCGAATTAAATTGGCAACCGGACTATGATTTAGTTTCTGGTTTGCAAGATTCTTTGCACAATGATTATTTAGTCAATGGTGCAGATAAAGCAGAGATAGATTTTTCTGTAGATGATGAGATTTTGAAAGCTGTGTAATCTAATCAGGGACTGGGGACTGGGGACTGGGGACTGGGGACTGGGTAATCAGGTTCTCCCAATCACCAATCACCAATTACCAGCCAAACAGATATGATAACTATTCAAACGAACATGATATTACAAATTATCAGGATTAATTCCCAATTCTCTCAACTTAGCGGCTAATTCATCAGACCGCATTTTTTCCTGTTCCAGAAGTTCTAAAGGTGTAGGAATCCAGTTCCCTCCGCTGTTATACCAGCGTAACCACAAACGTTCAATTCCTTCAAAACTTTCTTGCCAAAGTCCCAAACCTAACTCTATTCCTGGCATCCAAACTTTACCAGAACTCACATCTATTTCTTAATAGCGAGCAGCAACTAATTGAAATGCTTGTAATTGATCGGTGTAAACATCGAAAATAACATAGTAAGGCACTCTGACAATTCGTTCATAGACTTCCCATTTAGTTGGGGGTTGATTAACTTCCCTTAAAGTTCTTCCTAAGTATTCTTTTTCTGTTTTTGGAGATAAAAATTCTACCATGACAAGAGGATCAATTATTTCTTGCCACATTACATAACTTAAACGTAACTCTCTTTGAGCGAAAACACGGTAAACACCCACTACAGCAAACCAATCTGGGCGTTTATACTATAAAGGATTCCTGGTCTCATAATAAAGATTTAAATCTGAAGCAACAAATACTTGATCTCCGGGATAATTACAACGAGAAAAGGTATATGTTAAAAGTTTGGGTTGTAAAAGATGAAATTCGTCAGGCAAACCTAAATCCTGCGGGTACTCACTGGGAAAATCATACATGGTAGCTAGGGTTTCTTTTGCGGGAATTCGTGGATCTGTGTGATACATAAGCTAGGGAATAGGGAATAGTAAAGAGTTTGTAAATAATTGAGGAGCGGTATATTTAAAATACCCTCATTATATTATATATGTTATATTTTATCTATTTACGCCTCTGAGCTTCTGTGTGAAACAAAAAGATGTGGTTTATTAACCCGAAAATGCCAGCCTTTATGACCAAACTTATTCTAACTTGGATGGTAATAGATAGATGATTCCAGAAGCTACAGTTAAAATTACTGATACCCAAAAGGCAATTAAAGCCGAAAGTTGCCAAACTGGTGATAAAGGTGCTATGAGTAGAGCGATCGCAATGATTTGACTGAGTGTTTTTAATTTACCCCAAATATTGGCACCGCTGATGGTGGTTTGATTGACACGCCAACCCGCGATCGCTAATTCTCGTGCTAAAATTAGAAACACTGCCCCAGATGGTATTTTTCCTAATTCAACTAACACTAATAACGGTGCAAGTACTAATAATTTATCTACTAAAGGATCAAGAAATTTTCCTAAATCAGTAATTTCATTTAGTTTCCTCGCTAAATATCCATCTAACCAATCAGTTAAGGCTGCAATTAAAAATACAGTTAAACATATCCATTGGGACTGGGGTGTGGGAATATATAAACCATACAGTAGAAATGGTATTCCCAGAAGTCTTGAAAAAGTAATTAAGTTTGGTAAATTCATGCAGTTTTCAGTTGATGATTTTTATAATTTTAGGCAGTCAAATAATTGACCAACAGTCAAATGTAAATTACCAACTAAATCTGGAACTGGTAATATATCTTCTGCTTTATGTAAAAATATTGGTTGTTGGTTCTGTGGATAAACTATAATATTAGATTCTTCAGGATTAATTAACCAGCCTAAGCTAGTACCATGATTTAAACAATGTAAAATATTTTTGGTAGGCTTAGTTGCACTTTGTTCAGGAGAAAGGATTTCAATTGTCCAATCAGGATAAGTATTAAAAACATTGGCAATATTTCCATTTCCATCCACAGGAATTCTATTCCATGCAAATACCGTTACATCTGGAACTATAGAACGTCCACCAAAGGTACAGCGTAATTCTGGGAAAGCACGAGCGATTTTTTGACGTTTTACTACATTATTAACGTTAGTAACTAACTCACCTTGCATTGTCCTATGTTGAGCTTGAGGCATGGGTTTTTGAATTATTTCTCCGTTGATATATTCACTTGTCTGTTTAGTTTCTGGTAGTTTTAAAAATTCTTCTAAACTTAAATGACGGGTTGATGTTGCTACCATAATATTTTTACCTCCCAGGATTTAACCTCAAGTTTATCCTAAAAAAGATTTCTAAATTGGGCTTTTGGTGTATCTGCATGGGATGATTTATATTTTGAGATTATTCCACAGCAGACGATGACTACCAATACAGATTTTCGCATTGAACGGGACTCGATGGGCGATCGCTCAATTGCTAGTAATGTTTATTACGGTATCCAAACTCAACGCGCTATCGAAAATTTCCCTATAAGCGGCATCAAGCCCTTACCTACCTACATAAGTGCTTGCCTCTACGTTAAAAAAGCTACTGCTATTGTCAATGGAGACCTCGGTTGTATTCCCGCAGATATTAGCCAAGTCATCATCCAAGCAACTGATGAGATATTAGCAGGTAAACTCCGGGATCAATTCGTCGTTGATATCTATCAAGCCGGTGCGGGAACTTCTCACCACATGAATGTTAATGAAGTTCTAGCCAACCGCGCTTTAGAAATTCTGGGAGATGAAAAGGGCAACTATAAGCGCGTTAGTCCTAACGATCATCTTAACTATGGACAGTCTACCAACGATGTTATTCCTACCTCTATCCGTATCGGTAGCTTATTAGCACTTTCTAAAACATTACATCCCGCTTTAGAAACAGCAATTTCTGTCCTAGAAGCCAAAGCAGTAGAATTTCAAGATATCGTCAAATCTGGCAGAACCCACTTACAAGATGCAGTACCTGTGCGTTTGGGTGA
It encodes the following:
- a CDS encoding Uma2 family endonuclease, whose product is MVATSTRHLSLEEFLKLPETKQTSEYINGEIIQKPMPQAQHRTMQGELVTNVNNVVKRQKIARAFPELRCTFGGRSIVPDVTVFAWNRIPVDGNGNIANVFNTYPDWTIEILSPEQSATKPTKNILHCLNHGTSLGWLINPEESNIIVYPQNQQPIFLHKAEDILPVPDLVGNLHLTVGQLFDCLKL
- a CDS encoding NAD-dependent epimerase/dehydratase family protein — encoded protein: MRILVIGGTRFIGVYLTQLLVEVGHEVVLFNRGNHPVPDGVGQIIGDRTDSTQLTEKLAQEEFDVIFDNNGRELADTKPLAEIFQGRVQHFVYMSSAGVYLKSDQMPHMEGDTLDPKSRHKGKHETEAYLQQLGIPFTSIRPTYIYGPQNYNPLESWFFDRIVRDRPIPIAGNGMHITQLGHVKDLAKAMTQVISNETVVRQIYNISGDRFVTFDGLARACAVAAGKSADHIKIVHYDPKKFDFGKRKAFPMRVQHFFASVNKAMTELNWQPDYDLVSGLQDSLHNDYLVNGADKAEIDFSVDDEILKAV
- the pgsA gene encoding CDP-diacylglycerol--glycerol-3-phosphate 3-phosphatidyltransferase; the encoded protein is MNLPNLITFSRLLGIPFLLYGLYIPTPQSQWICLTVFLIAALTDWLDGYLARKLNEITDLGKFLDPLVDKLLVLAPLLVLVELGKIPSGAVFLILARELAIAGWRVNQTTISGANIWGKLKTLSQIIAIALLIAPLSPVWQLSALIAFWVSVILTVASGIIYLLPSKLE